In Falco biarmicus isolate bFalBia1 chromosome 5, bFalBia1.pri, whole genome shotgun sequence, a single genomic region encodes these proteins:
- the BPGM gene encoding bisphosphoglycerate mutase translates to MAKYRLVLLRHGEGAWNKENRFCSWVDQKLSSDGIKEAQNCGKHLKALGFEFDLVFTSVLSRSIQTAWLILEEMGQEWVPIQSSWRLNERHYGALIGLNRAEMALNHGEEQVRMWRRSYDVTPPPITESHPYYEEIYNDRRYKCSDVSQDNLPKAESLKDVLDRLLPYWNEKIVPELKSGKMILISAHGNSSRALLKHVEGISDEDIINVTLPTGVPILLELDEDLHPLGPHQFLGDQEAIQAAIKKVEDQGKVKSAEK, encoded by the exons ATGGCTAAGTACAGACTTGTTCTCCTAAGACATGGGGAAGGAGCCTGGAACAAGGAGAATCGCTTCTGCAGCTGGGTGGACCAGAAGCTGAGCAGTGATGGGATAAAGGAAGCTCAGAACTGTGGCAAACACCTTAAAGCTCTGGGCTTTGAGTTTGACCTTGTCTTCACGTCTGTACTCAGCCGCTCCATCCAGACTGCATGGCTTATCCTGGAAGAGATGGGCCAAGAATGGGTGCCCATTCAGAGTTCCTGGCGACTTAATGAGCGTCACTATGGCGCACTGATTGGTCTCAACAGAGCAGAAATGGCTCTGAATCATGGGGAGGAGCAAGTGAGAATGTGGAGGAGAAGCTATGATGTTACCCCACCTCCCATAACAGAATCTCATCCTTACTATGAAGAGATATACAATGATCGCCGGTATAAATGCAGTGATGTCTCTCAGGATAATCTCCCAAAGGCTGAAAGTCTAAAAGATGTGCTTGATAGACTCCTTCCATATTGGAATGAAAAGATAGTGCCAGAACTGAAAAGTGGCAAAATGATCCTTATCTCTGCTCATGGTAACAGCAGCAGGGCACTGCTGAAGCATGTGGAAG gCATCTCCGATGAGGACATCATCAATGTTACTCTCCCCACTGGTGTGCCTATACTTCTGGAACTTGATGAGGATCTGCACCCTCTGGGCCCTCATCAGTTTCTGGGTGATCAAGAAGCTATCCAAGCTGCCATCAAAAAAGTGGAAGATCAAGGGAAAGTAAAATCTGCTGAGAAGTAA